One part of the Aspergillus luchuensis IFO 4308 DNA, chromosome 5, nearly complete sequence genome encodes these proteins:
- a CDS encoding ubiquitin carboxyl-terminal hydrolase family protein (BUSCO:EOG09262QL6;~COG:Z;~EggNog:ENOG410PG9J;~InterPro:IPR033809,IPR001607,IPR001394,IPR038765, IPR028889,IPR013083;~MEROPS:MER0064621;~PFAM:PF02148,PF00443;~go_function: GO:0004843 - thiol-dependent ubiquitin-specific protease activity [Evidence IEA];~go_function: GO:0008270 - zinc ion binding [Evidence IEA];~go_process: GO:0000245 - spliceosomal complex assembly [Evidence IEA];~go_process: GO:0006397 - mRNA processing [Evidence IEA];~go_process: GO:0016579 - protein deubiquitination [Evidence IEA]), whose protein sequence is MMSKRQAELSLEEELAAGSPASKKARVEDEELSENDPRRGALPIRRATGQELEEHERSGQNILAAADQEGEELAEAAQDGGPESSDVDADDDKPVIAAPKRQSAPMEGYSDLYLDTINREILDFDFEKLCSVSLSNINVYACLVCGKYFQGRGPKSHAYFHALEVGHHVFVNMGTKKVYVLPEGYEVKNQSLDDIKYVVDPYYNKDEVMKLDKEVHDAFDLAGNRYRPGFVGMNNIKANDYLNVVVQLLAHVFPIRNYFLLHEFPQPGTPQLALRFSTLVRKLWNPKAFRSHVSPHELLQEIALRSSKRFTLTQQSDPVDFMSWFLNNLHLSLGGSKKPSKTPTSVVQAAFQGHLRIESQAITAHSDTQNARLVFTESGSINSQTTPFLILTLDLPPTPLFQSANRESIIPQVPLTTLLNKYNGITASEKLAHRVRHRLLHPLPPYLLFHIKRFSKNRFVSERNPTIVTFPSPRSLDMSPYVEPNPEIWPPGEPILYDLVANIILDPTVAAPGAHEEAAADKGVNAASGKASSGAGAGSEKVSWLVQLHDKAMSAENSRLQKEHAGEQRGPEWLEIQDLFVKRAETETLFTKEGYLMVWERRKVPGMPNRKGKNPAK, encoded by the exons ATGATGTCGAAGAGACAAGCTGAGCTGTCGCTCGAGGAAGAGCTTGCAGCAGGCTCCCCTGCCTCGAAGAAAGCGCgtgtggaggatgaagagctgTCGGAAAACGATCCGCGCCGTGGAGCTTTGCCGATTCGCCGGGCGACTGGACAGGAGCTTGAAGAACATGAGCGCAGCGGACAGAATATACTTGCGGCTGCCGACCAGGAAGGCGAAGAGCTAGCGGAAGCAGCGCAAGATGGAGGCCCCGAATCGTCCGATGTTGATGCTGATGACGACAAACCGGTTATCGCGGCCCCGAAACGTCAGAGCGCCCCCATGGAGGGCTACAGCGACCTGTACCTCGATACGATCAATCGTGAGATCCTCGACTTCGATTTTGAAAAGCTATGCTCAGTCAGCTTGTCGAACATCAATGTATACGCTTGTCTTGTGTGCGGCAAATATTTCCAGGGCAGAGGACCGAAGTCGCATGCTTATTTCCATGCGCTTGAGGTCGGACACCATGTTTTCGTCAATATGGGTACCAAAAAGGTCTACGTTCTCCCGGAAGGATATGAGGTCAAGAACCAGAGCTTGGATGATATCAAATACGTGGTGGACCCGTACTATAATAAGGATGAAGTGATGAAGCTGGACAAGGAGGTTCATGACGCATTCGACCTAGCAGGAAATCGTTATAGGCCTG GCTTTGTTGGTATGAACAATATCAAAGCCAACGATTATCTGAACGTGGTGGTCCAGCTCTTAGCTCACGTCTTCCCCATCCGCAATTACTTCCTGCTGCACGAATTCCCTCAACCAGGAACGCCTCAATTAGCCCTCCGCTTCAGTACTCTAGTCCGAAAACTATGGAACCCCAAAGCATTCCGCTCACATGTATCTCCACACGAACTGTTGCAGGAGATCGCTCTCCGCTCATCGAAGCGCTTTACCCTCACACAGCAGTCCGACCCGGTGGACTTCATGTCCTGGTTCTTGAACAACCTTCACCTTTCTCTCGGAGGTTCCAAGAAACCATCCAAAACCCCTACAAGCGTTGTCCAAGCCGCATTCCAGGGTCACTTGAGGATCGAAAGCCAGGCTATCACAGCCCACTCAGATACCCAAAACGCACGTTTAGTGTTCACCGAATCCGGCTCCATCAACAGCCAAACGAcacccttcctcatcctcaccttAGATCTACCGCCCACGCCTCTCTTCCAATCCGCCAACCGGGAATCTATCATCCCGCAGGTTCCTCTGACCACTCTCCTGAACAAATACAACGGAATCACCGCCTCCGAAAAACTCGCCCACAGAGTCCGGCACAggctcctccacccccttcctccctacCTCCTATTCCACATCAAGCGCTTCAGCAAGAACCGCTTCGTCTCCGAACGAAACCCCACAATCGTGACCTTCCCGTCCCCTCGCTCATTAGACATGTCGCCATATGTTGAGCCGAACCCAGAGATCTGGCCGCCAGGCGAACCGATCCTCTACGACCTCGTCGCAAACATCATTCTCGACCCTACTGTCGCTGCCCCAGGTGCCCACGAGGAAGCCGCAGCAGACAAAGGAGTCAATGCAGCTAGTGGAAAAGCCTCGTCAGGggcaggagcaggaagcgAGAAAGTCTCCTGGCTTGTTCAGTTGCATGATAAAGCTATGTCTGCGGAGAATAGTCGGCTTCAGAAAGAACATGCTGGCGAGCAGCGTGGACCCGAGTGGCTGGAGATTCAAGATCTGTTTGTGAAGCGGGCCGAAACCGAGACTCTGTTCACGAAGGAAGGGTACTTGATGGTATGGGAACGTCGGAAGGTCCCTGGCATGCCGAATCGCAAAGGGAAGAACCCGGCTAAGTGA